CCACATTGACCTTCCAGTGGAGCTCGAAGTCAACAGATTTGCCACCCGATCCGGTTTTGCATCGCAGGCAATACACATGTTGGTCTATACAACCAAAAACGGCAAAGGAATGTCCCATAAAAGTCGGTGGGGTCTTGACCACCAGCGAAGAGAAAATGTTTCCTTCTGTGCTGAAGGTAGCCAGCTAAAGATTGCAATTGTTATGACCAAGTTTGAAATTGGGAACAGAAAAACACTACTCACAATTTTACCATTGCCCACATGACAGGCATGGACTCGACCAGCCACTTCCGCGCTTAGAAAAATACTGGACATGGACTCCAAAAGAACAGGTGTGGAGAATACGGGCTCCCTAAATTTCTGCGTCCACTCCACTGAGCCATCGGTGATGGCCACGCGCGAGTAGCTGCCATCCAAGGTGCAGACTATCAGCGACTGTTCCCTTGGCAGCTCCAGAGGGCTCGCGAAGATCGGCTTTTCACCGATCCTTAGGCACCACAGCACCTCCTGCCGCTCGGCTGACAAGCAATAGACATTGTAGTCATCCGCATAGCTGCATACTATAATTCGACGACCATCGGCGGTCAGCATGGGCTGCGACTTAATCATGCCCCCAATTCCAACGCGAAATACAATGTCACCAGTTTGGGGATTAAAACCGTAGAGACATCCATCGTAGCAGCCCACCATAGCGAGCTGCTCGCTAAGAAACGTAACCTTACACTCGATACGGTCGGGAAGTTTGACTGCACTGTACTCGCTGCCCGTCTGCGGATTAAGAGTACGAAGAATTTTCGAATGTGCGCCCACGCAGATGAAGCGGCCCTCGTATTCGGTCACTGGGGAGTCTATGCACTTTTCGAAGTTTACCTTCCAGTAAAACTGAAGCTTGAGCACCGGCTGTTCGATACGTTTAATTATCAGACCTTGGCAGGACGAGGCAACAACCGCTGGCTCAACATTCTTCCGCTTGGTGTTGTTGGCCACCAGCTTGGCTGTGTCCAAGAACCTTAGCACTGTGCGCAACGGAATGTTCTCATCCAGTAGCATTTCGAACAAGTGGCGTTGCTCGTCATCGATGCACATTTGTAGACCAATCTCTCGGCAAATTGTGATGGCATGGAACGATGTGCCACCCGCCTGGCGAAAACTTAAGTCATAGCCACAGGGAGCAGCGTCTTCAAGTCGCTGCTTTTTTGGTAAGTTATCATCAGGCTCTTCCACACATTCCAGCCTATCGTGCAGATAACTCTTTAAAATTTGCTGAGCTGGCTGAGCAAGGGGAATGCACATCTTGAGGAGCTGTTGCTTGTCCAGTTTGCCGTGTACGTTACACGGAAAGTGTTGTAGATAGACAAATCTATCTGGCTGTTCGGCAATCGATACCTTGGAAAGGATATCAAAGGTCTGGACGCGTTGATCAACTCTAGTTTTTGCCTCTAAAGAGCGAATGCAGCAAATAAGTTTCTGCAAGTCTTCGAGCCACAGGCATGTAGTCAATTCAGCGCTTGGCAgacatttttgaatttttcgaGTGATTAAACCTGcatatttgtaaaaaattaatattatattgacTGAAACGATTTGGAAAACTTACCCAAGCTAATACGATTACCAGCTCGCTTTACCACATCGTTCGATCTCTCGCTGTAGAACAATGTGCCATCCTTCTGTTGCGTGACCAGATCTCCTGTCGCCCTGAAACAAATGCCTGGATCGTCTTTTGAAGCATTTGCCTGATCATCAACTTCTGGGATATAGCAGCGACGCTTGGCACTGCCCAGAAAGAGCTCTCCTTGCTGCGAGGGTTCATCGCTTTGAGATTCAATCCGCAGAATAGTGTCCTTTTCAATAGGAGTTCCCAAAGGCACAGGTGATTGTAATGACTGAACAATGTGCAGGAGGCTCCAGCAGGATATTTCTGTGATTCCATATATGTTGCATATGTGTTTCTGCATCAGGACACTCGGATTCATCCAAGTTACGAGCTCGGCATTGCTGGGAAATGGTTCGCCACCAAGAAGCAGTACTCTGAAAACGATGCCTATTTCATAATAAAGATCAAATAACATATATATCAAAAATCACCTCAATGAACTGGATCTGCTTAGCACTCGCTCTCTGATAGAAGAAGCTCCAAATTGCCGAAACAGAGATGGAGTCATCTGCAGGATGGTGATACCCGGCGTGGTCAGGTTGTCGGGGAACAGGGCACCTAGCACCTTACTAGGGGAGTCCCTCATGGAGTGACGACTGGTAAGTAACGTAGCTCCATTTTGAAGAGCTAGGAAGAACTCCACCACGAAGGGATCGAATGTAATGGGTGTGCCAAGGTAAATGATGTCGGCCATGGAGACGTTTAACTTCTGGCTTGGGGGCATAGTGGTCAGTTTGGGTTTTGGTATATCCAGTGGATATTTACCTGAGCCCCACTATGTTGGGTGCAATGCATTCGTAGGGCACATGTACGAGCTTAGGCTTTCCCGTAGTGCCCGTCGTGGAGATGGTGTAGCACATATTGGCGGGCAGCGGCTTCTTGGCCTGTACAGCATGATCGGCGGATTTCGACTTTACGGTGTACAGCTTGCAGTCCTCTTTAAACACCAAGATGCTTCCCAGAAATGTAAAGTATAAGGGTGCAACGGTCAAATGTTTGTTGACCAAGAGGTAGTCCACACCGGCCGTGCTCATCTGTACGTACAGATCATGGGAGAGCATCATCTTATCCGTGGGAAAGAAGTAGCACTTGTTATTGAGGATTCTGGATGATTataatttttagtttatatGATAGTAACAGAGTAACCCACATAATTAAGTACTCTTACGCTAAAATCATAAGAGAAGAGGCCGGCGTGTGCTCCGTGACTCGTAGTGCAATTCCTGCTCCGGCTGGGACCTTGTTCATGCGCAGAAAATTAACCAAAACCTGGATCTGTTCTGCAGCATCGCCGTATGTCACGATCGTGTCCTTGGGCTCCATGCGGCTTATCAGGAAAGGAACATCCTTGAACGCTCGCAGTTTGTTGATGTCGTAAAGCTTGTCCGTCTCCTCAGATTCACTTAGGTCCGCATCTGCTGGAATGTTAGTCCCCATGTTCTGAGGGGAATGATCGTGTCCTGGTGATGAATCTGCCGACAATTCAGGATTCGTCTCAACAGatgcaatttttttgtttgtttacaaaacaCGTTAAAATGTATGGTTAAATGGTTTCCCAGCTAAATGGCGTCGTCCATTCACAATTACAACAAATAATGTGCAGCAATCGTGCTAGTGGAAACAGAGTGTTGTTTCCCAAAAACACATATCATTTAATCcgtaaacaaaattaaaagaaaataataataactacaTATATTGTATAGCCGGTAATCGATATCAACAATCGAAACAGCTGTTCGTCTGTGGATGGGATGTAAGCGATAGGCAATTACCTCAACTTTGGCGCGAAAAAACAGAATTCAAAAAGTAAGCTATGTTGcctaattttaaaatattgtaaaactaaagaaacaaaaaacgttaaaaatttgttcagtgcaaaatgttttattaaataggTCTCATTTCATTATTCACATATAAATCAAtatattatttgcataaagcTAAACATCTAACAAATGCGCTTTCTTCGtttgtaaaatttgttttctgtttgtttctCGCTTAGTCGAAAAAGGCTCTGGGCATATACATGCATGTACTGGAGGTAAAACAGTTAATATTAATCGGAAATTCACCGATGGAGTGATATTGTGTAGCTTAATACTAGGCCAACGGTTTTACGTCCCTCAAATATCGGCATTCTGTTGCTTTTGATTCATCTCATCCATGGATAGGCAAATCTTTTAGATCGATTGTACATTAAAACCCAAATCACAAGCCcagtgtatgtgtgggtgtaGTTTTTATGTAACCTGAGTTTGATTATAGCCTATCCAGTCCTATGCCTGCTTCTTCGAGCTCAAGGCTTGGCCTTCTTTGCTCAGCTTAGTGTACTCCGTCTGCATGATGGACTGGCATTCGTCGATCAGCAGCTGCACGTCCTCTCTCTTGTACTTCTCGGTGGACACCTCGGGAAGGATGTGGATAAGGGCGTGGCCAGGACGGAATGTCTTCTTCTCGTCATCCATGAATGAGTACTTCGATATGACCACCGGCTGCACGGGACTCTTGCCCTGGAGTGCAATGTGGAACGAGCCCTTCTTAAAGGGCAGCAGCGAGTCCTTGGAGTTTCGTGTGCCCTCAGGGAAGAGCAGAAGCTTGCAGTTGCGCTCCTGTATCGCTTTGGCCTCCTTTTGCAGAGAGTTGATCGAGTCGGTCTTGCGGGACCGGTTTATGTAGAGGGTTCCCCAGAGCCATGCTCCAATGCCGAAAAATGGGATGTAGAGGACCTCCTTCTTGGAGACAACTGTTGCTCTTCCGATCACCGGCCACAAATAGGCCAGAACGCAAAGATCAACAGCACTCTGGTGGTTCATTATCACCACTGCGCCGTGGTCCTTACGGACATTCTCCAGACCGCGAACCTCCATTGTTATGCCCACCAGGCGGCAAAGCTGGCGGAAGCACCATGATGGAAAACTGAAggattaaaatatttgaataaatttggAAACATGACGGAAGCGTAGGTATTTTCACTTACAGCGCATTGCGGTAGTCTCTCGGTCGCAGGATCATAAAGGGCACGCACAGAAAGACTATCAGACCTGCTccaaaaaatatgaagaacATGCGCATCTGGTAGGGCGCTTTGGCCGTAGCGCTCAGGATTAAGGCCACCACGCAGGCCAGGCCAATTACTTCGCAAGTGCAAGCCATTTTGAGAAGCTGCTTAACCGCAAAGGATCCTTTTTCTGAAAACACgacaaaacatttaatttaaatgttcacTAATTTTTACTAATTTTTATAAGCTagggaaatatattttgaaatcttGGGATTCTGTATTGAACGTTTAATGCTAGGGTTTCTATGAGCTACAAGCGAAAATCAACATTCGTGACTGAGCTCATTTAAATTATCTTCATTATTGAATTTAAGAAAGACTTGGGATTACGAGCCTATTACGAGATTGTTTGAAAAGACGCACTGTGGCAATTGTTTTCAATTCTCTCTAATTTGCATACTGTCTTGATTGGTCAATAAATTATCATGTGATGCTCTTATAAATCCTATACCCATGTTCCACGATAGCTTTTGAACCAGAACAAATAGTTCCACTCGAAGTTGGGGTGATTAAAGCTTTATTGCCAGCACGAGTACTTTTAGATTTCTCAAAAGAATTTAGATTATAAATTCATGCGCGTTATCCCTTTGGTAACAAACCTTTAGAAGACCTTAACAAGGTCGGCACACGTCCGATACCGCCGATCGGacaattaaaactgaaaagcCCACTAGCAGGTGGGTCCGTTTAAACGGGGAATCGCCCTGGGCTTATCAGAAAGTGTCcaattgcttttgtttggattAAGGCAGTGAACTTTGATATCTCGCTGATACATGTTGTTAAAAGCCAAACGTTCGAGTAAGTTTCTTAATCAGCTCTTGGTAAGACCATGACGAATAGTACAAAGATTCGGGAGATCAGAATAGTAATCAACTGTGGGCGATAAGCCTTAAGTGGCTCACAAAGGAGGCATATGCTATTGCCCAAAGATTACTGTTGTTTTATGGcaatacacttttttttttatttatgaaagtGTACAATCAAAagattacaaaaataattatgctGGAGTGGGAAGAACTAAGCAAGTGGGTACAACCAAACCCAAAGCTTAAGGGAAAATATTCGGGGATTTAATGTTAACTTTTTTACTTTTGGCAGAAAGTCACAGTTCAAATGTTGACATTCAGGT
This genomic stretch from Drosophila teissieri strain GT53w chromosome 2L, Prin_Dtei_1.1, whole genome shotgun sequence harbors:
- the LOC122611629 gene encoding beta-alanine-activating enzyme isoform X1 encodes the protein MGTNIPADADLSESEETDKLYDINKLRAFKDVPFLISRMEPKDTIVTYGDAAEQIQVLVNFLRMNKVPAGAGIALRVTEHTPASSLMILAILNNKCYFFPTDKMMLSHDLYVQMSTAGVDYLLVNKHLTVAPLYFTFLGSILVFKEDCKLYTVKSKSADHAVQAKKPLPANMCYTISTTGTTGKPKLVHVPYECIAPNIVGLSQKLNVSMADIIYLGTPITFDPFVVEFFLALQNGATLLTSRHSMRDSPSKVLGALFPDNLTTPGITILQMTPSLFRQFGASSIRERVLSRSSSLRVLLLGGEPFPSNAELVTWMNPSVLMQKHICNIYGITEISCWSLLHIVQSLQSPVPLGTPIEKDTILRIESQSDEPSQQGELFLGSAKRRCYIPEVDDQANASKDDPGICFRATGDLVTQQKDGTLFYSERSNDVVKRAGNRISLGLITRKIQKCLPSAELTTCLWLEDLQKLICCIRSLEAKTRVDQRVQTFDILSKVSIAEQPDRFVYLQHFPCNVHGKLDKQQLLKMCIPLAQPAQQILKSYLHDRLECVEEPDDNLPKKQRLEDAAPCGYDLSFRQAGGTSFHAITICREIGLQMCIDDEQRHLFEMLLDENIPLRTVLRFLDTAKLVANNTKRKNVEPAVVASSCQGLIIKRIEQPVLKLQFYWKVNFEKCIDSPVTEYEGRFICVGAHSKILRTLNPQTGSEYSAVKLPDRIECKVTFLSEQLAMVGCYDGCLYGFNPQTGDIVFRVGIGGMIKSQPMLTADGRRIIVCSYADDYNVYCLSAERQEVLWCLRIGEKPIFASPLELPREQSLIVCTLDGSYSRVAITDGSVEWTQKFREPVFSTPVLLESMSSIFLSAEVAGRVHACHVGNGKILATFSTEGNIFSSLVVKTPPTFMGHSFAVFGCIDQHVYCLRCKTGSGGKSVDFELHWKVNVGAPVYATPTLLTVQPNGLLVWCAATDGRVMLMNFRNGEIQWSDKLPGQVFSSACFIEDLRRVFVGCRDNFLYCLGI
- the LOC122611629 gene encoding beta-alanine-activating enzyme isoform X2, whose product is MHCTQHSGAQKLNVSMADIIYLGTPITFDPFVVEFFLALQNGATLLTSRHSMRDSPSKVLGALFPDNLTTPGITILQMTPSLFRQFGASSIRERVLSRSSSLRVLLLGGEPFPSNAELVTWMNPSVLMQKHICNIYGITEISCWSLLHIVQSLQSPVPLGTPIEKDTILRIESQSDEPSQQGELFLGSAKRRCYIPEVDDQANASKDDPGICFRATGDLVTQQKDGTLFYSERSNDVVKRAGNRISLGLITRKIQKCLPSAELTTCLWLEDLQKLICCIRSLEAKTRVDQRVQTFDILSKVSIAEQPDRFVYLQHFPCNVHGKLDKQQLLKMCIPLAQPAQQILKSYLHDRLECVEEPDDNLPKKQRLEDAAPCGYDLSFRQAGGTSFHAITICREIGLQMCIDDEQRHLFEMLLDENIPLRTVLRFLDTAKLVANNTKRKNVEPAVVASSCQGLIIKRIEQPVLKLQFYWKVNFEKCIDSPVTEYEGRFICVGAHSKILRTLNPQTGSEYSAVKLPDRIECKVTFLSEQLAMVGCYDGCLYGFNPQTGDIVFRVGIGGMIKSQPMLTADGRRIIVCSYADDYNVYCLSAERQEVLWCLRIGEKPIFASPLELPREQSLIVCTLDGSYSRVAITDGSVEWTQKFREPVFSTPVLLESMSSIFLSAEVAGRVHACHVGNGKILATFSTEGNIFSSLVVKTPPTFMGHSFAVFGCIDQHVYCLRCKTGSGGKSVDFELHWKVNVGAPVYATPTLLTVQPNGLLVWCAATDGRVMLMNFRNGEIQWSDKLPGQVFSSACFIEDLRRVFVGCRDNFLYCLGI
- the LOC122611631 gene encoding 1-acyl-sn-glycerol-3-phosphate acyltransferase alpha encodes the protein MACTCEVIGLACVVALILSATAKAPYQMRMFFIFFGAGLIVFLCVPFMILRPRDYRNALFPSWCFRQLCRLVGITMEVRGLENVRKDHGAVVIMNHQSAVDLCVLAYLWPVIGRATVVSKKEVLYIPFFGIGAWLWGTLYINRSRKTDSINSLQKEAKAIQERNCKLLLFPEGTRNSKDSLLPFKKGSFHIALQGKSPVQPVVISKYSFMDDEKKTFRPGHALIHILPEVSTEKYKREDVQLLIDECQSIMQTEYTKLSKEGQALSSKKQA